The sequence GAACTTATATAAATCCATCTGAAACCCGGCATTAGAAAGATAGTATCCACTTCACGCTCGAGCTTTCTATTCATAAGTGCCAGCTGAAATTCATAATCGAAGTCTGAAACAGCACGTAGACCACGGATAATAGCATTGGCACCTTTATCTGCGGCATATTTCACCAGCAGTCCGGAAACCGTATCAACTTCAATTCGAGAATAATCTTTGGGAAAACATTGTCGTGCCATCTCTGTTCTCTCTTCAAGTGAAAAGAGAGGTTTTTTGCCAGGGTTAATAGCTATGGCAATAATAACTTTATCAAAGAGGTTCAGAGCCCGGTCAATAATGTCAAGGTGGCCCATGGTTATGGGGTCAAATGTTCCAGGGTATATAGCGAGGCTTTTCCGCTGATGGTCTGAGTTGTCATGAGGCATCATATTTTTCACGTGTTGCCTGGGGTTTTATAAGGACGGTGTGATAGTGTAAAACCAGAATCCGGTATCACCGTAGCGCCGCGTGTCAAAAAGCGTTAAACGGGTGAATGACTTAGGTAATGTTACACTGCTCCTGTCTTCTGCTATAACCAGTGTGTTTGTTGCGATTAGCTTACTACTGTCGATATCTTTCAAACTTTTTTCGGCAAGGCCTTTATTGTAGGGGGGATCAAGAAAAATAAGATCAAAGGTTCTTACTGTAAAAGCGTTGTCAATGGTGAAATTCAGTCCTCTATTAAGGTCATGTTTGACTATGATCGCTCTTTTTTCTGATCCTGGCTCCATGCTTTGCAAACACACTTCACAGTTTTTTCTGGTAAGTTCCAAGGCATTGTGATGTTTGTCTACAAATACTACCTGTGTAGCACCTCGACTAAGAGATTCTATGCCTAAGGCACCAGTCCCGGAGTATAAATCGAGGACACGGGCTGACAATATACGGTTTCCGATAATGCTGAACAAAGCTTCACGGGCACGATCAGCAGTTGGTCTGATAAGGTTGGAATCACCCGGAGTGAATAGTTTTCGCCCCCGGGCATGTCCACTGATGATTCGCAATTACTTATATTGAGCAACAAAGGATTCGGCAATTTGAACAGCATTCAAGGCAGCACCTTTTAGGATATTGTCAGACACAACCCATAGATTTATTCCATTATCAATGGATTCATCTTCTCGAATTCGACCAACCAGAGTCTCAAAATTTCCAGCGCAATCTATTGCCATCGGGTACTTCAAATTGGCGGGATCGTCTACAAGTTTGACCCCTGGAGCATTTGCAAGGAGTTCTTTTACTTCTGCCACAGTAATTTTTGACTTTGTTTCAATATTTACAGCTTCAGAGTGACCATAAAAAACGGGAACACGAACCGCAGTTGCAGTGATCCCAATGGTATTATCTTCAAAAATTTTCCGGGTTTCGTTTACCATCTTCATCTCTTCCTTGGTGTAGCCGTTTTCAAGAAAAGAATCAATATGGGGTAAACAATTGAACGCGATTTGGTGTGGGTATACAGAGGCTTTCATCTCTTTGGTTTCCGCATAGGCCTTCACCTGACTGTCAAGCTCTTCTATTGCTTTTGCTCCGGTTCCGGATACGGCCTGATATGTCGAAATAACGAGACGTTTTATCCCAACCTTATCAAGGATAGGTTTCAGGGCAACCAGCATTTGAATGGTTGAACAGTTGGGATTGGCAATAATTCCGTGTTTGCTGTGCGCTGCAATGGCGTGGGAATTAACTTCTGGTACTACAAGGGGAATTTCAGGATCCATGCGATAGGCGCTGGAGTTGTCAATCACTACGGCACCTGCAGCAGCAGCAGCGGGTGCAAAATCAAGAGATCTTTGAGCTCCAGCAGAAAAAAGTGCGATATCAATTCCCTCAAAGGCATCTTTGCTGAGCAGTTGTACTTCAAGCTCCTGTCCTCTGAAGTTGATCTTTTTTCCTACTGAACGCTCCGAGGCCAGAAGGCGTAATTCATTAATGGGGAAGTTACGTCTTTGAAGGACATCAAGCATAGCCCCACCAACGGCACCGGTTGCACCAGCAATGGCTACATTGAATTTTTGTGAATTTTCGCTCATAATAAAACCCTATTTAGCAAAGTTATTAGTGAAATTATTCGGAATTTTGTGTTTTTTTTTGTAACGTGCTTCCATCAGTTTTCCAAGATTGACAATGGCGGTTGATGGAAAAATGATAACGGAAGAAAACTCTAACAAATATTGTAATAGTCAGCAATATACATTGTATTAAAGCCCGCAATTAACAATAAGAAAGCTCAGAGGTACCTATTACCAGGAGTACTTGTGATCCTGGGAATAAAAGAATCAGGGGTTTGGTTTATTAACCGGAGTTGTTGGTTTCTTCACAGATCTGACCTTCTTGATCAATCCAAAAACAGGACCTGACGCTAGGTAGACAAGGAAAAGAGCAAAGAGCATGATTTGGGGCTCAGCGGCAACCAGGATCAGGAGAAGTAAAAAACCAACGAGTACCTGGAAACGATTAATTTTAAAAGGAGGCAATTCCTTAAAGCTATAGTATGTGTGAGTTGAAACCATCAGGTAGGACAGGATGTAAACAAGCAGGAGCAGAGAGATATGCTTGACTTCTCCGGTAATACCAAGAAAATGGCTAAAGAGAACGGCAGCAGATACCATGGCAGCAGCTGCCGGACAGGGAAGTCCAACAAAGTTTTTAGATTCTGAATTTGAATCCTGAACATTGAACCTGGCAAGCCGAAGAGATGTCATTGCTACATATAAAAATGCTGCAAGCCAGCCGTATCGTCCATATGGGTGGAGGGCCCAAAGATAGGCGAGCACCCCAGGTGAAACACCAAATGAGACCATATCACACAATGAATCAAGTTCTGCTCCAAATTGGCTTGTACACTGAGTCAAGCGAGCCACTCTTCCATCCAGGGCATCAAAAATAGCTGCAACAAGAATGGCAATTGCGGCTGTCTTAAAGTCAGAATTGATAGCAGAAACGATGGAATAAAAACCGCAGAACAAACTTGCCAGAGTAAACATACAGGGCAGCGGATAAAAGCGGTTGTCTGTATCCTGTGAGTTGTTAGTCATATGCGATATGCCCTATGGGAAAAGGAAACAGAGTCGTTTAAGAGAAGGACGCGATGGCAGTTTCACCGGCGCGTACTTTCTGTCCTAACTTCACGTGAATAGTGCTGGTTGTTGGGAGATAGAGGTCCACCCGGGAGCCAAAACGAATGAGACCAAAACGTTTGCCACGTTGCACAGCATCCCCCACCTCAAGCCAGTTGACGATTCTTCTGGCAATAAGACCAGCAACCTGGACAAAGGCTATCCGCCCACTTGCTGAAGTACTGATAATCACACCGCAACGTTCATTAAGGAGCGCACCTTTTTCACTATCAGCAGAATAAAATTGGCCAGGCTTATAGATGATTTTTTCAACGGTGCCGTCTATGGGGATGCGATTAACATGTACATTGAAGACATTCATGAAAATGGAAATTTTAATAACCTTATCCTGTAAGTAGATGTCATCTGACTGTTCTTCAATAAGGATAATTTTACCATCAGCGGGCGATATAAGTTTGTCATATTCTGCATCGGTCATTCGTTCAGGGTCACGAAAGAAAGCGACGACAAAGGTAGTAACCGCAAGAGCCGGCCAGGCGAGGAACTCATACCCGAGGATGGCGGTAATAAGCGTCACAAAGGCGGCAAAAGCGATAAAGGGGTAGCCTTCACGGGCAAGTGGAATCCTTGGATGAGTCATATACAGTTTGTTTTGTAAGTGGGTGGACTGATAACAGCAAAAGCAGATAACGATAGTTCGAGATCTGCTTTCAGCTTGTATATCCTTGCATATTTATTCAAGGTATGGTGGGAGTCCCTTGAATGATATGATTATTTCGGCGCCCGTGCCATGGCAATGGTTCCGGTACGAACGATTTCCTTGATCCCGATAGGACGAAGGATATCTATTATAGCCTGAATTTTCGTGGCTGATCCTGTTACTTCAACAGCGTATGCCTTGGGACTGACATCGACAACTTTTCCACGAAAAATATCTATAACGCGAAGAACTTCAGCGCGAGTGGTGTTTTCAGCTTTTACCCTGATTAACGCCATCTCCCTTTCAACATATTCGCTTTCGCTGATATCGGTAACCTTGATAACGTCAATAAGCTTGTGCAGCTGTTTTGTGATCTGTTCTACAATAGCATCGCTGCCATTTGTTACCAGGGTGAGGCATGAGAGAGAGGAATCCAGTGTTTCGGCAACAGAGAGACTCTCAATGT comes from Desulfocapsa sulfexigens DSM 10523 and encodes:
- the ilvN gene encoding acetolactate synthase small subunit — translated: MKHTLSVLLQNKPGVLSRVTGLFSGRGFNIESLSVAETLDSSLSCLTLVTNGSDAIVEQITKQLHKLIDVIKVTDISESEYVEREMALIRVKAENTTRAEVLRVIDIFRGKVVDVSPKAYAVEVTGSATKIQAIIDILRPIGIKEIVRTGTIAMARAPK
- the rsmD gene encoding 16S rRNA (guanine(966)-N(2))-methyltransferase RsmD, which encodes MRIISGHARGRKLFTPGDSNLIRPTADRAREALFSIIGNRILSARVLDLYSGTGALGIESLSRGATQVVFVDKHHNALELTRKNCEVCLQSMEPGSEKRAIIVKHDLNRGLNFTIDNAFTVRTFDLIFLDPPYNKGLAEKSLKDIDSSKLIATNTLVIAEDRSSVTLPKSFTRLTLFDTRRYGDTGFWFYTITPSL
- the pssA gene encoding CDP-diacylglycerol--serine O-phosphatidyltransferase, yielding MTNNSQDTDNRFYPLPCMFTLASLFCGFYSIVSAINSDFKTAAIAILVAAIFDALDGRVARLTQCTSQFGAELDSLCDMVSFGVSPGVLAYLWALHPYGRYGWLAAFLYVAMTSLRLARFNVQDSNSESKNFVGLPCPAAAAMVSAAVLFSHFLGITGEVKHISLLLLVYILSYLMVSTHTYYSFKELPPFKINRFQVLVGFLLLLILVAAEPQIMLFALFLVYLASGPVFGLIKKVRSVKKPTTPVNKPNP
- a CDS encoding aspartate-semialdehyde dehydrogenase encodes the protein MSENSQKFNVAIAGATGAVGGAMLDVLQRRNFPINELRLLASERSVGKKINFRGQELEVQLLSKDAFEGIDIALFSAGAQRSLDFAPAAAAAGAVVIDNSSAYRMDPEIPLVVPEVNSHAIAAHSKHGIIANPNCSTIQMLVALKPILDKVGIKRLVISTYQAVSGTGAKAIEELDSQVKAYAETKEMKASVYPHQIAFNCLPHIDSFLENGYTKEEMKMVNETRKIFEDNTIGITATAVRVPVFYGHSEAVNIETKSKITVAEVKELLANAPGVKLVDDPANLKYPMAIDCAGNFETLVGRIREDESIDNGINLWVVSDNILKGAALNAVQIAESFVAQYK
- the coaD gene encoding pantetheine-phosphate adenylyltransferase; the encoded protein is MMPHDNSDHQRKSLAIYPGTFDPITMGHLDIIDRALNLFDKVIIAIAINPGKKPLFSLEERTEMARQCFPKDYSRIEVDTVSGLLVKYAADKGANAIIRGLRAVSDFDYEFQLALMNRKLEREVDTIFLMPGFRWIYISSSIIKDAARHGGDVCELVPEHVNQRLLAAFT
- a CDS encoding phosphatidylserine decarboxylase family protein, whose translation is MTHPRIPLAREGYPFIAFAAFVTLITAILGYEFLAWPALAVTTFVVAFFRDPERMTDAEYDKLISPADGKIILIEEQSDDIYLQDKVIKISIFMNVFNVHVNRIPIDGTVEKIIYKPGQFYSADSEKGALLNERCGVIISTSASGRIAFVQVAGLIARRIVNWLEVGDAVQRGKRFGLIRFGSRVDLYLPTTSTIHVKLGQKVRAGETAIASFS